A stretch of DNA from Streptomyces rubradiris:
CAGCTCGGACGCCTCCACCGAAAGGGCGGCGACGAGGTTCTTGGGCGTGTGGTACGGCTGCCAGTTCCGCGCGGCGGCGAACTCGGCCAGTCTGCGCTGGAGGGCGGCCAGGTCGGGGTGTTCGGTCACGCGTTCAGGTGTACCACTGTGACGCCCGGGGTCCCGGCGGCCCATGAGGCGTCGTGCACCGCGGCCACGCACCGGATGTGCCCGCGTCGGCCCATCCGGGCGGCCGTCAGCAGCAGTTCCCGGCGCTGGACGGGGTCCAGGCTCCGGTCGAAGCCGTCGGCGAGGACCGTGAGGGTGCGCAGCGCGTCGGGCACCTCGCCCGGCACGTCCACGTCGAGCACGCCGGGCCCGGTCAGCAGCACCAGGGTCAGCGCGAGATAGCGCAGTTCGCCGTCGCCGAGCCGGGCCAGTGAGGTGCGGACGCCGTCGCCGCGGTCGAGCAGCGCCCGTACCGTGCCGTCGGCCAGCGGCTCGGCCACCAGGTCGGCCACCGGGCCGGCGCACCCCGTGCGCACCGCCTCGACCAGGAGCCCGTGCCGGCGGCTGCACTCGGTGCGGGTGCGCCACAGGACGTCGGCGAGGTTGTCGCAGCCGGGCAGCAGCCGGCCGGAGCCGGTGGGGACGGTGGGGACGGACCGGCGCATGCGCTCGGGGCGCGGATCGCAGGGGAAGACGGAGCGCAGGGCGACGACCATCTGCTCGGCGGCGGCGAGCACATGGCGCTGCCCGTCGGTCTTGCCGGCCACGCGCAGCGGCAGCAGGGCCGTGCCCAAGCGGTCGTCGGGGAGCGGGGCGCGGGTCACCGGGGCGGCGCCCGCGGTGTGCCAGGCGGCCTGGACGGTACGGCGCCCGGGGTCGCGCAACGCGGTCTGCAGCAGGACGACACCGCGCGCGGTCAGCCGCTCCCCCACGATCCGCAGGTCCGGTTCGGCCTGCACGGCGATGTCGAGCCGGACCGGACCCTCGGCGCCTTCGGCCGTGCACCCGATCCGGAACCCCCGGCGTCCCCCGGCGTCGGGCCGGGCCCGCTCGGGTACACAGGCGGCCGGGTCCGGGAACGCCTCCGCGAGCGGGGCGCCGCCGCCGAGCCGGGCCAGTGCCTCGCAGGCGGCGAGCGCGGTGGTCTTGCCGGCCCCGCTGGGCCCCGCGAACAGGGTGACCGGCCCGAGCGGAAACCCGGCGCCCCGGTGCCCGGCGAAGGCCGAGAGCCGCAACTCGGTGATCCGGGACCGGATGTCGGGCCGGGCATCGGGGAGCGCGGGCACGTCGGCCGCCGGCGACTCAGCGAACACGAAGGGCACGGCCATACGCGGACCGTAGAGCCCCGCTTCCTTGCCGAACCGTTTTCCCCCCGTGACAAGCCCCTGATCGGAGGACGCCAACGAACCTCATCTTGACGCTCACCAACGTTCCGTCCGCCGAGGGCGCGGGCCCCATGCTCGCCGAATACGCGAAGGCGTCTTCGCCGGGCATCGCCCCCGAGGGGCGCCCTGGTCCCGGGCGGTGCTGATGTCCGCGCGGATGAGGCCGGCCCTGGTCGGCCGGCCGTGCCTGCGTCTTTCACCCCTGACCGACCGTGATCGCCCATCGAACAGTGGACGGCGCGGTCACGCTCACCGTTCCCCGCTTGCGGGTGTTCTTCAGGTCCAGCTGGTTGTAGGCGCTGCTGACTTCACCAGCCACGCACTCCAGCGGGAAGTGCAACCCGACCGGTTCGACATCGACAGTCAGCATGCCTTTGCCCTTGCAGTTCACGAGAACCGCGAGGGGACCGCTCTTGAGACCGCCTGCGATCTCCAACTCCCGGTTGCCGTCGGCATTCACGGCTTGCGCGACGACTTCACCGGCCGGCAGAACCGGGGCCTTGGTCACGGTTTCACCGGGAAGGTGCTCGGCACGGTCAGGGGCCGGTGTGTGCGCCGATGAGGACGAGGGGCGAGCGGGCCCCTTGCTGCTGGTGCCGGGCGCGTCGCTGTCGTCGTTGCCGCAGCCGACGGCGAGAACGGCTACGGCGGTCAAAGCGGTCGCTGCCGCCAGGGGGTTCGGCTTTCCCGCTACCCGCCTGCCCGGTAAGGGGAGTGCGGTCTTGTGCGACGGTGTGTCCACCGCGATGCCTCGCGGTCGCGCCCGCGCGGGGGCGAGGATGGTGCGGCGTGCTGGAAAGGTCACGGTACGCCTGTCTGAGGGGACCGCTCCGCAAGCGGCCGATTACGGTGAACCGTATGACAGGGGCATCCCGGAACCGAAGAGTCCGTGGATCTTCCTGACCACGCCGGCAGGCGGGCCAGCGACGCATCGGGCGATGGCCGGGAGCGGCCGGCGCGCCCGGAGCCGCCGGCAGCCGAGCAGGCCGCGCCGCGGACATCGCCCGCCGGGTGAAGGCGGAGAGCGTGCGGGCATCCAGTCGCGGGTACGGCCGCGCAGCCGGTTGCGAGACCTGCGGAACCGGGGACGGCCGTGCTCTCGCCGGCTCACCCAGTGGTCCGGGCCGGGCCGGGCCGAGTCCGCGCCTGGTCCGGGTGAACCCGGCAGGACGGGCTCAGGCCCGTCGCCGCCCTCGTCACGTGCCCGTCAGTCCCGCCCCCTCCATCAGGCCGCTGACCTCCGTGCCGGGCGGGGTGAGGAGGAAGACGTTGCGGTCCACCCGGTGCATCCCGCTGCCCAGGCCGAAGACGACGCCGGTGCTGAAGTCGAGGACGCGCTTGGCCACATCCCCCTCCGCGCCGGACAGGTCGAGCAGCACCGGTACCCCGGCCATCAGGGTCTCGGCCACCTCCCGCGCGTCCGCGAAGACGTTGACGCGCAGGACCACGAACCGGCGCCGGGTCTCGGTCTCGGCGTCGGGCAGCGAGCGGTGGTTCACCGCCGACGGCCAGGAGTCCCGGCCCCGCAGCGGCACGACCTGGGCGAGCCCTTCCCACTGTTCATCGGTGACGTCGTAACGGCTCACCGGCTCCCCCTGACCTGACTCGCGACCAATTGCACCAGCCAATTCTTACGCCAAGTCACCCGTTCGGCCCAACACCGACACGAAAGGCCCCTCAGGGACCACCCCCCGCGGCCCCAGGGACGGCACGGATCACCAGCGCAAGAAGAGAAACCTCACAGGCCGTGCCGCGCCCCCGCTTCAGCGCCCTGCCCTAGCATCCGAGCCATGACGGTCCTGCCTGACGACGGGCTCTCACTGGCCGCCGAGTTCCCTGACGCGACACACGAGCAGTGGCAACGCCTGGTGGAGGGCGTACTGCGCAGGTCAGGCAGGGAACTGTCCGGCGAGGCAGCGGAAGACGCCCTGTCCACGACGCTGGAAGACGGGCTGCGCACCCGGCCCCTGTACACCGCGCGCGACGGCGCGCCCGACCCCGGCCTGCCGGGTTTCGCCCCGTTCGTGCGGGGCAGCCGCCCGGAGGGCACCGGTCCGAGCGGCTGGGACGTGCGCCAGCGGCACACGGCGCTCGGCGACGGCCCGGCGGACGCGGTGCTCGCCGACCTGGAGAACGGCGGCACCTCGCTCTGGCTGGTGCTGGGCGAGGGCGGCATCCCGGTCCCGGAGCTGGGCCGCGCGCTGGACGGGGTGTACCTGGATCTGGCCCCCGTCGTGCTGGACGCCGGCCGTGACACCGTCCGGGCCGCCGAGGCCCTGCTGCGGCTGTACGCGGACAAGGGCGTGGACGCCGGCGCGGTGCGCGGCAACCTGGGCGGTGACCCGCTCGGGTACGAGGCCCGTACCGGCACCGCGCAGCCCTTCGCGCCGTACGCCGAACTGGCCGTGCGCTGCGCCGAGGGGTACCCGGGGCTGCGCGCGCTGACCGTGGACGCGCTGCCGTACCACGAGGCGGGCGGCTCGGCCGCGCAGGAGCTGGGTGCCTCGCTGGCCACGGGTGTGGCCTATCTGCGGGAGCTGACCGAGGCCGGGCTCGGCGTCGAACAGGCCCTCGGCCAGCTGGAGTTCCGGTACGCGGCGACCGCAGACCAGTTCCTGACCATCGCCAAGCTGCGCGCGGCGCGCCGGCTGTGGGCGCGGGTCGCCGAGGTGTGCGGGGCGCCGGCGGCGGGCGCGCAGCCGCAGCACGTGGTGACGTCGCCGGTGATGATGACCCGCCGCGACCCGTGGGTGAACATGCTCCGCACCACGGTCGCGGCGCTGGCCGCCGGGGTGGGCGGCGCGGACGCGGTGACGGTGCTGCCGTTCGACCACGCGCTGGGGCTGCCCGACGCGTTCGCCCGGCGGATCGCCCGCAACACCTCCACCATCCTGATCGAGGAGTCCCATCTGGCCCGGGTCGTCGACCCGGCGGGCGGCTCCTGGTACGTGGAGCGGCTGACCGCCGACCTGGCGGAGGCCGCCTGGTCCTTCTTCCGGTCCGTCGAGCGCGACGGCGGGCAGGCGGCCGTGCTGCGCTCCGGGCGGCTGCGCACCGACCTCGCCACGACCTGGGCGGAGCGGTCCAAGCGGCTCGCCAGGCGGCGCGAACCCATCACCGGTGTCAGTGAGTTCCCGTCGCTGACGGAGAAGCCGGTGGAGCGCCGGCCCGCGCCCGAGCCGCCCTCGGGCGGGCTGCCCCGGGTGCGCCGGGACGAGGCGTACGAGGAGCTGCGCGCCCGCTCCGACGCCCATCTGGCGGCGACCGGCGCCCGGCCCCGGATCTATCTGGCCACGATCGGCTCCCCGGCCGAGTACACCGCGCGCGCGTCCTTCGCCGCCAACCTCTTCCAGGCCGGCGGCATCGAACCGGTCACCGAGGGAAACTTCGAGGACAGCGGCGCCACCGAGGCCGTGGTGTGCTCCAGCGACGCGCTCTACGCCGAACAGGCCGAGCGGACCGCGGCGACGCTGCGCGCGGCCGGGGCCCGGCACGTGTTCCTGGCGGGCCGGGGCGAGTACCCCGGCATCGACTCGTACGTCTTCGCGGGCTGTGACGCCGTGGATGTGCTGTCCGCGACCCTCGACCGCATGGGAGTGTCCTGATGGGAATCCCCGACTTCTCCGGCATCGAGCTGGGCACCCCGGCCGCCGACGCCACCGAGGACGACTGGCGCGCGGCGCTGCGGCGGGCCGCCGGGGACGCGGAGCCGGTGTGGGAGACCCCGGAGGGCATCGGGGTCAAGCCGCTGTACACCGGACGTGACCTGGAGGGCCTGGACTTCCTGGGTACCTACCCGGGCATCGCGCCGTATCTGCGCGGCCCGTACCCGACGATGTACGTCAACCAGCCCTGGACGATCCGGCAGTACGCGGGCTTCTCCACCGCCGAGGAGTCCAACGCGTTCTACCGGCGCAACCTGGCGGCCGGTCAGAAGGGCCTGTCGGTCGCCTTCGACCTGCCCACGCACCGGGGTTACGACAGCGACCACCCGCGGGTGACGGGTGACGTCGGCATGGCGGGCGTGGCCATCGACTCGATCTACGACATGCGGCAGTTGTTCGACGGCATCCCGCTGGACCGGATGACCGTGTCGATGACGATGAACGGCGCGGTGCTGCCGGTGCTGGCGCTGTACATCGTGGCGGCGGAGGAGCAGGGCGTACCGCCCGAGAAGCTGGCCGGGACCATTCAGAACGACATTCTGAAGGAGTTCATGGTCCGCAACACCTACATCTATCCGCCGAAGCCGTCGATGCGGATCATCTCCGACATCTTCGCGTACACCTCGCGGAAGATGCCGCGCTACAACTCCATCTCCATCTCCGGCTACCACATCCAGGAGGCGGGTGCGACGGCCGACCTGGAGCTGGCGTACACCCTCGCGGACGGTGTGGAGTACATCCGGGCGGGCCGTGAGGCGGGCCTGGACGTGGACGCGTTCGCGCCCCGGCTGTCGTTCTTCTGGGCGATCGGCATGAACTTCTTCATGGAGGTCGCCAAGCTGCGGGCGGCCCGGCTGCTGTGGGCGAAGCTCGTGAAGCAGTTCGACCCGCAGAACCCCAAGTCCCTGTCGCTGCGCACGCATTCGCAGACCTCGGGCTGGTCGCTGACCGCGCAGGACGTCTTCAACAACGTCACCCGCACCTGTGTGGAGGCGATGGCGGCCACCCAGGGTCACACCCAGTCGCTGCACACCAACGCGCTCGACGAGGCGCTGGCGCTGCCGACCGACTTCTCGGCGCGCATCGCCCGCAACACCCAGCTGCTGATCCAGCAGGAGTCGGGCACCACCCGGGTCATCGACCCGTGGGGCGGCAGCGCGTACGTGGAGCGGCTGACGTACGACCTGGCCCGCAAGGCGTGGGCGCACATCCAGGAGGTCGAGCGGGCGGGCGGCATGGCGCAGGCCATCGACGCGGGCATCCCGAAGCTGCGCGTGGAGGAGGCCGCGGCCCGCACCCAGGCCCGGATCGACTCCGGGCGGCAGCCGGTGATCGGCGTGAACAAGTACCGGGTGGACAGCGACGAGCAGATCGAGGTGCTGAAGGTCGACAACTCGGCCGTGCGCGCCCAGCAGATCGAGAAGCTGCGGCGGCTGCGCGCGGAGCGGGACGAGACCGCCTGCCGGGACGCGCTGGACGCGCTGACCCGGGCGGCGGACGGCACCGACAACCTGCTGGAGCTCGCGGTGCGCGCGGCCCGCGCCAAGGCGACGGTCGGCGAGATCTCCGACGCCCTGGAGAAGGTGTACGGGCGGCACGCCGGGCAGATCCGTACGATCTCCGGTGTGTACCGCAACGAGGCAGGGCAGTCGGCGTCGGTGGACCGCACCCGGGCGCTGGTGGACGCGTTCGGGGAGGCCGAGGGGCGCCGGCCGCGCATCCTGGTGGCGAAGATGGGGCAGGACGGCCACGACCGCGGCCAGAAGGTGATCGCGACGGCCTTCGCCGACCTCGGTTTCGACGTGGACGTCGGCCCGCTGTTCCAGACGCCGGAGGAGGTCGCCCGGCAGGCGGTCGAGGCGGATGTGCACGTGGTCGGGGTGTCCTCGCTGGCCGCCGGGCACCTCACGCTGGTGCCGGCGTTGCGCGAGAAGCTCGCCGAGGAAGGCCGCGAGGACATCATGATCGTGGTCGGCGGGGTGATCCCGCCGCAGGACGTGCCGACGCTCAGGGAGATGGGCGCGGCGGAGGTGTTCCTGCCCGGGACGGTGATCCCGGACGCGGCCCACGACCTGGTGAAGCGGCTGGCGGCCGACCTCGGGCACGAGCTGTAGCGGCGATGGCAGCGATCGATCTCGACACGTACGTGAAGGGTGTGCTCGACGGGAAACGGGCCCTGGTGGCCCGCGCCATCACGCTCGTGGAGTCCACCCGGCCACAACACCGGGAGCTGGCGCAGCGGCTGCTGACCGAGCTGCTGCCATACAGCGGCCGGGCGCGGCGGATCGGTGTGAGCGGGGTGCCCGGTGTCGGCAAGTCGACGTTCATCGACGCGTTCGGCACGATGCTGACCTCGCTGGGGCACCGGGTCGCGGTGCTCGCCGTCGACCCGTCCTCGACCCGCACGGGCGGCTCCATCCTCGGTGACAAGACGCGGATGGAGCGGCTCGCGGTGGACCCGGCGGCCTTTGTCCGGCCCTCCCCCAGCGCGGGCACGCTGGGCGGGGTCGCCAAGGCCACCCGGGAGTCGATGGTGGTGATGGAGGCGGCGGGCTACGACGTGGTCCTGGTGGAGACCGTCGGGGTGGGCCAGTCGGAGACGGCGGTCGCCGACATGGTCGACTCCTTCCTGCTGCTCACCCTGGCCCGCACCGGCGATCAGTTGCAGGGCATCAAGAAGGGTGTCCTGGAGCTGGCCGACGTGATCGCCGTGAACAAGGCGGACGGCCCGCACGAGCGGGACGCGCGGGCCGCGGCCCGGGAACTGGCGGGCGCGCTGCGACTGATGCACGGCAAGGACGCCTTCTGGACGCCGCCGGTGCTGCATTGCAGCGCGCGGGAGCCGGCCGGTCTGGACACGGTGTGGGAGCGGCTGGAGCAGCACCGCCGGCTGCTGGAGACCACCGGGCGGCTGGCGGCCAGGCGCAGGGAGC
This window harbors:
- a CDS encoding methylmalonyl-CoA mutase family protein; this translates as MTVLPDDGLSLAAEFPDATHEQWQRLVEGVLRRSGRELSGEAAEDALSTTLEDGLRTRPLYTARDGAPDPGLPGFAPFVRGSRPEGTGPSGWDVRQRHTALGDGPADAVLADLENGGTSLWLVLGEGGIPVPELGRALDGVYLDLAPVVLDAGRDTVRAAEALLRLYADKGVDAGAVRGNLGGDPLGYEARTGTAQPFAPYAELAVRCAEGYPGLRALTVDALPYHEAGGSAAQELGASLATGVAYLRELTEAGLGVEQALGQLEFRYAATADQFLTIAKLRAARRLWARVAEVCGAPAAGAQPQHVVTSPVMMTRRDPWVNMLRTTVAALAAGVGGADAVTVLPFDHALGLPDAFARRIARNTSTILIEESHLARVVDPAGGSWYVERLTADLAEAAWSFFRSVERDGGQAAVLRSGRLRTDLATTWAERSKRLARRREPITGVSEFPSLTEKPVERRPAPEPPSGGLPRVRRDEAYEELRARSDAHLAATGARPRIYLATIGSPAEYTARASFAANLFQAGGIEPVTEGNFEDSGATEAVVCSSDALYAEQAERTAATLRAAGARHVFLAGRGEYPGIDSYVFAGCDAVDVLSATLDRMGVS
- a CDS encoding cell division protein SepF, encoding MSRYDVTDEQWEGLAQVVPLRGRDSWPSAVNHRSLPDAETETRRRFVVLRVNVFADAREVAETLMAGVPVLLDLSGAEGDVAKRVLDFSTGVVFGLGSGMHRVDRNVFLLTPPGTEVSGLMEGAGLTGT
- the meaB gene encoding methylmalonyl Co-A mutase-associated GTPase MeaB, translating into MAAIDLDTYVKGVLDGKRALVARAITLVESTRPQHRELAQRLLTELLPYSGRARRIGVSGVPGVGKSTFIDAFGTMLTSLGHRVAVLAVDPSSTRTGGSILGDKTRMERLAVDPAAFVRPSPSAGTLGGVAKATRESMVVMEAAGYDVVLVETVGVGQSETAVADMVDSFLLLTLARTGDQLQGIKKGVLELADVIAVNKADGPHERDARAAARELAGALRLMHGKDAFWTPPVLHCSAREPAGLDTVWERLEQHRRLLETTGRLAARRREQQVGWVWAMVRDELLGRLHADPAVRAAAPDLERRVREGELTATLAAERILAAFEGRTGPTAGD
- the scpA gene encoding methylmalonyl-CoA mutase, translating into MGIPDFSGIELGTPAADATEDDWRAALRRAAGDAEPVWETPEGIGVKPLYTGRDLEGLDFLGTYPGIAPYLRGPYPTMYVNQPWTIRQYAGFSTAEESNAFYRRNLAAGQKGLSVAFDLPTHRGYDSDHPRVTGDVGMAGVAIDSIYDMRQLFDGIPLDRMTVSMTMNGAVLPVLALYIVAAEEQGVPPEKLAGTIQNDILKEFMVRNTYIYPPKPSMRIISDIFAYTSRKMPRYNSISISGYHIQEAGATADLELAYTLADGVEYIRAGREAGLDVDAFAPRLSFFWAIGMNFFMEVAKLRAARLLWAKLVKQFDPQNPKSLSLRTHSQTSGWSLTAQDVFNNVTRTCVEAMAATQGHTQSLHTNALDEALALPTDFSARIARNTQLLIQQESGTTRVIDPWGGSAYVERLTYDLARKAWAHIQEVERAGGMAQAIDAGIPKLRVEEAAARTQARIDSGRQPVIGVNKYRVDSDEQIEVLKVDNSAVRAQQIEKLRRLRAERDETACRDALDALTRAADGTDNLLELAVRAARAKATVGEISDALEKVYGRHAGQIRTISGVYRNEAGQSASVDRTRALVDAFGEAEGRRPRILVAKMGQDGHDRGQKVIATAFADLGFDVDVGPLFQTPEEVARQAVEADVHVVGVSSLAAGHLTLVPALREKLAEEGREDIMIVVGGVIPPQDVPTLREMGAAEVFLPGTVIPDAAHDLVKRLAADLGHEL
- a CDS encoding AAA family ATPase, whose product is MAVPFVFAESPAADVPALPDARPDIRSRITELRLSAFAGHRGAGFPLGPVTLFAGPSGAGKTTALAACEALARLGGGAPLAEAFPDPAACVPERARPDAGGRRGFRIGCTAEGAEGPVRLDIAVQAEPDLRIVGERLTARGVVLLQTALRDPGRRTVQAAWHTAGAAPVTRAPLPDDRLGTALLPLRVAGKTDGQRHVLAAAEQMVVALRSVFPCDPRPERMRRSVPTVPTGSGRLLPGCDNLADVLWRTRTECSRRHGLLVEAVRTGCAGPVADLVAEPLADGTVRALLDRGDGVRTSLARLGDGELRYLALTLVLLTGPGVLDVDVPGEVPDALRTLTVLADGFDRSLDPVQRRELLLTAARMGRRGHIRCVAAVHDASWAAGTPGVTVVHLNA